A genomic segment from Hippoglossus stenolepis isolate QCI-W04-F060 chromosome 3, HSTE1.2, whole genome shotgun sequence encodes:
- the LOC118104662 gene encoding protein S100-B, with the protein MSELESSMASIIRVFHKYSGHKCNLRKAELKALINNEMSHFIMKIHENEILDELFADLDQNGDLEIDFKEFITLISMVTSACHELFIPSHHD; encoded by the exons ATGTCAGAGCTGGAGAGTAGCATGGCCAGCATCATCCGAGTTTTCCACAAATACTCGGGTCACAAGTGCAACCTGAGAAAAGCTGAGCTTAAAGCACTCATCAATAATGAGATGAGTCATTTCATAATG AAAATCCATGAGAATGAGATCCTGGACGAGCTCTTCGCGGACCTCGACCAGAACGGCGACCTGGAGATCGACTTCAAAGAGTTCATCACCCTCATCTCCATGGTGACCTCAGCATGCCATGAGCTCTTCATCCCAAGTCATCATGACTGA
- the LOC118105133 gene encoding bile acid-CoA:amino acid N-acyltransferase-like: MLRLCVSVATIQHLMGMKIRPCFSLHRKLASFHRAVGAVRWRSSWRPAPLLTAAPVRALIDEQISIKGHFLPPSSPVTVCARMHSEDGDLWEASAHYNTNADGTVNLTRDHSIGGSYLGCEPMGLFWGLQPAPGAREGLRLRKKYVDTPYVVHISVLDGHVSPSKAQGAELAAVTAERWYMAPGVRRIEIRQNTLVGTLFLPPGPGPFPAMLDLWGMGGGLVEYRSALFASRGYASFSLAYIGHKELPGPRNCLNVDDSYFKSAFHLLQDHHQVCADRVGMIGLSYGVYLALRTATQTGVKPSCLICINGPVGSTIKLSDADGRTENIESFINNKYWENDDQGHVTFKEFSSPANLDPESKVKIENITCPLLYIEGEDDLNASSTENANLIEETLRAADKSHLFTRLSYPGAGHLIEPPYLPNSRMSLWRVKPEKMFTLWGGHLAPHAAAQEDSWKKMLHFMENNLRR, from the exons ATGCTGAGACTTTGTGTAAGTGTGGCAACAATACAGCATCTGATGGGAATGAAGATTAGACCATGCTTCAGCTTACACAGGAAACTGGCAAGTTTTCATCGTGCAGTGG GTGCAGTAcggtggaggagcagctggagaccaGCCCCTCTGTTGACAGCTGCTCCTGTTCGTGCTCTCATTGACGAACAGATCAGCATTAAAGGACACTTCCTGCCCCCGAGCAGTCCAGTTACAGTGTGTGCACGAATGCACAGTGAGGATGGTGACCTGTGGGAGGCCTCCGCACATTATAATACAAATGCAGATGGCACTGTGAACT TGACCAGGGATCATTCTATTGGGGGATCATATTTGGGCTGTGAGCCAATGGGACTCTTCTGGGGACTGCAGCCGGCTCCTGGAGCACGAGAAGGTTTGAG ATTGCGGAAAAAATATGTGGACACTCCATACGTGGTGCACATTTCTGTACTGGATGGGCATGTGTCACCCAGTAAGGCACAGGGTGCTGAGCTGGCAGCTGTAACTGCTGAGCGCTGGTACATGGCACCAGGCGTAAGGAGAATAGAGATTCGTCAAAACACACTTGTAGGGACGTTATTCTTACCCCCTG GTCCAGGTCCATTTCCTGCCATGTTGGACCTGTGGGGAATGGGTGGAGGACTGGTGGAGTACCGCTCTGCTCTGTTTGCATCCAGAGGCTACGCCAGCTTTTCTCTCGCCTACATAGGGCACAAAGAATTACCTGGCCCACGGAACTGCCTCAATGTTGATGATTCATATTTCAAG TCAGCCTTCCACCTGCTGCAAGATCATCATCAGGTCTGTGCCGACAGAGTTGGGATGATCGGTCTGTCGTATGGAGTCTACCTGGCTCTTCGAACTGCCACTCAGACTGGTGTCAAA CCCTCCTGTTTGATTTGTATCAATGGACCAGTGGGAAGTACCATCAAGCTCTCAGATGCAGACGGCAGGACTGAAAACATTGAAAG ttttattaacaataaatacTGGGAGAATGATGACCAAGGCCATGTCACTTTCAAAGAATTCTCCTCGCCTGCTAATCTTGACCCTGAGAGCAAAGTGAAG atcGAGAACATCACTTGCCCATTACTGTACATAGAGGGAGAAGATGACCTGAATGCTTCAAGCACAGAAAATGCCAACCTG ATCGAGGAAACCCTGAGGGCTGCAGATAAATCTCACCTGTTCACTCGCTTGTCGTACCCCGGTGCTGGTCACCTGATTGAACCGCCTTACTTGCCAAATTCAAGAATGTCCTTATGGAGAGTCAAACCAGAAAAAA TGTTCACTCTGTGGGGAGGTCATCTCGCACCCCATGCTGCAGCACAGGAAGACTCCTGGAAGAAGATGCTACATTTTATGGAAAACAATCTGAGACGGTGA
- the sys1 gene encoding protein SYS1 homolog, translating to MASHFRSYIWDPVLIVGQIVLMQCIYYSFLGLWMAGVDSLVPTSRSLDQIFSYEALGFATMQGRLSMMAFILNSLTCALGLWFFIRRGKQCLDFTVTVHFFHMIGCWIYNAHLPAALSWWLVNVACMALMAVIGEYLCMRTELRAIPVNSGPKSNL from the exons ATGGCCAGTCACTTCCGTAGCTACATCTGGGACCCAGTTCTCATCGTGGGCCAGATTGTGTTGATGCAGTGCATCTACTACAGCTTCTTGGGCCTGTGGATGGCCGGAGTGGACAGTCTGGTGCCAACTAGTCGATCACTGGACCAGATCTTCAGCTATGAA GCGCTTGGCTTTGCAACAATGCAAGGAAGGCTTTCAATGATGGCGTTCATCTTAAACTCTCTCACCTG CGCCCTTGGTCTGTGGTTCTTCATACGTCGAGGGAAACAGTGTCTGGACTTCACGGTCACCGTGCATTTCTTCCACATGATCGGCTGCTGGATCTATAACGCTCATCTTCCAGCTGCCCTGTCCTGGTGGCTCGTCAATGTGGCCTGCATGGCCTTGATGGCTGTAATTGGAGAGTACTTGTGCATGCGAACTGAGCTCAGGGCCATTCCAGTCAATAGTGGACCCAAGTCTAACCTGTGA
- the LOC118105100 gene encoding neuritin: MSSAPAGGQLLLPLLPLALTWDDMGFYMSTKIRGILAFALVFLSVSVSGDSPDVRCEKVYRDFSFCVLELGESMDNYQENVTSETGVAAVCSHWEAFHTCALTALSDCQEEVSSIWETLRQDSRKMRFQGSLFDLCSPSSAPGICPNLVALTLPLVLIVTGSSWPTV; encoded by the exons ATGAGCTCAGCGCCCGCCGGGGGGCAG cttctccttcctctatTGCCGCTCGCCTTGACATGGGATGATATGGGATTTTACATGTCGACGAAGATCCGGGGGATTCTCGCGTTTGCTCTGG TGTTCCTGTCCGTCTCGGTGTCAGGAGACTCACCAGACGTCAGGTGCGAAAAGGTTTACAGGGACTTTTCCTTCTGTGTCCTGGAGCTGGGAGAGAGCATGGACAACTATCAGGAGAACGTGACCAGTGAGACTGGAGTGGCGGCCGTGTGCAG CCACTGGGAAGCTTTCCACACATGTGCCCTCACAGCGCTGTCCGACTGTCAGGAGGAAGTCAGCTCCATCTGGGAGACGCTGAGGCAGGACTCCAGGAAGATGCGCTTCCAGGGAAGTCTGTTCGACCTGTGTAGCCCCAGCTCTGCTCCCGGCATATGTCCAAATCTCGTGGCACTTACTCTGCCACTGGTGCTGATCGTGACTGGGTCCAGCTGGCCCACTGTATAG
- the LOC118105146 gene encoding translocon-associated protein subunit alpha produces MFKLGSKLLLLLLLAFPCGLISIGQVSAEPDSAEDTTEDADAAVDEEEEDDEEVLVEEDQIQATEAEEEESDEGTDKLLTSHPDADTTILFTTGEEFFANEIVRFLVGFTNKGSQDFAVQSLEASFRYPQDFQFYIQNFTALPLNTAVQPQTQASFEYSFIPAQPMAGRPFGLVILLNFLDNEGNVFQTAIYNQTVTITEREEGLDGETMFLYIFLAGLVGLMLFGIYQVLETRTKKRLPVKIEKGTGGMSDVDISWIPQETLNVMNKASPKTSPRKRTKRAAGTDQ; encoded by the exons ATGTTCAAACTGGGatccaagctgctgctgcttctcctcctggCCTTCCCCTGTGGACTCATCTCCATCG GCCAGGTCTCCGCAGAGCCAGACTCTGCTGAGGACACCACCGAGGATGCAGATGCTGCCgtagatgaggaggaggaggatgatgaagaggttCTCGTTGAGGAAGATCAGATACAAGCAACG gaggctgaggaagaggagtctgATGAAGGCACAGATAAACTGTTAACTTCTCACCCTGATGCCGACACGACCATTCTCTTCACGACAGGAGAAG AGTTCTTTGCCAATGAGATCGTGAGGTTCCTGGTGGGTTTCACCAACAAGGGGAGTCAGGATTTCGCGGTCCAGTCATTGGAGGCCTCTTTCCGTTATCCCCAGGACTTCCAGTTCTACATTCAGAAT ttcaCAGCTTTGCCCCTGAACACAGCCGTGCAGCCCCAGACTCAGGCCTCCTTTGAGTACTCGTTCATCCCAGCTCAGCCCATGGCCGGTCGTCCATTCGGTCTTGTTATCCTCCTCAACTTTCTTGACAATgag GGTAACGTGTTCCAGACTGCCATTTATAACCAGACTGTCACCAtcactgagagagaggagggactGGATGGAGAAAC AATGTTCCTGTACATTTTCCTGGCTGGCCTGGTCGGCCTGATGCTCTTTGGAATATACCAAGTCCTGGAGACGAGGACG AAAAAGAGACTCCCTGTGAAAATAGAGAAGGGCACTGGTGGGATGAGTGATGTGGACATCAGCTGGATTCCTCAGGAGACTCTTAATGTCATGA ACAAGGCTTCCCCGAAAACATCTCCAAGGAAACGAACCAAGAGGGCCGCGGGAACTGATCAATAA